In the genome of Streptomyces pactum, one region contains:
- a CDS encoding 3-hydroxyacyl-ACP dehydratase FabZ family protein has product MPITRATPVDSIPEVLDPGSETTPARTVVLVEPSEKVLAGHYPGFPIFPGICLVEYVHQSALDTLPGQDGSWKLAAIESTRFVSPVFPGDTVTTELSWQQLPDTGAWRCKAVASTERGKAAQLRLRFEIRKGQ; this is encoded by the coding sequence GTGCCCATCACCCGTGCCACGCCGGTGGACAGCATCCCCGAGGTGCTCGACCCCGGCAGCGAGACCACCCCCGCCCGTACCGTCGTCCTGGTCGAGCCCTCCGAGAAGGTGCTGGCCGGCCACTACCCGGGCTTCCCGATCTTCCCGGGCATCTGCCTGGTGGAGTACGTCCACCAGAGCGCCCTGGACACCCTGCCCGGCCAGGACGGCTCCTGGAAGCTGGCGGCCATCGAGTCCACCCGCTTCGTCAGCCCCGTCTTCCCCGGTGACACCGTCACCACCGAACTGAGCTGGCAGCAGCTCCCCGACACCGGCGCCTGGCGCTGCAAGGCCGTCGCGAGCACCGAGCGCGGCAAGGCGGCCCAGCTCCGGCTCCGCTTCGAGATCCGGAAGGGCCAGTGA
- a CDS encoding acyl carrier protein translates to MSDSTAVLDLDDLRTLIADVLDVDEEELTDDADFIEDLGVDSLMALEVMVVLEKKYGIKLGEEELKKITCLRAAHDLIAEKLEK, encoded by the coding sequence ATGTCCGACTCCACCGCCGTCCTCGACCTCGACGACCTGCGCACCCTGATCGCCGACGTCCTCGACGTGGACGAGGAGGAGCTCACCGACGACGCCGACTTCATCGAGGACCTCGGCGTCGATTCCCTCATGGCCCTGGAGGTCATGGTCGTGCTGGAGAAGAAGTACGGCATCAAGCTCGGTGAGGAAGAGCTGAAGAAGATCACCTGCCTGCGTGCGGCGCACGACCTGATCGCCGAGAAGCTGGAGAAGTGA
- a CDS encoding ACP S-malonyltransferase produces MTTDGRTALVFPGQGSQKHGMGETWRETASWSLVAEISEYTGTDLQELLLTADDETLRRTDLAQIAVFTTEVIAYHEAREAKLFTEVTACAGHSLGEYTALYAAGAVTLADAARLVAARGRAMREAAEGAPGTMAAVVRMDAPTAGELAERVRGEGRDVWLANINAPGAVVVSGTPEGVEALAELAPEAGGKVIRIPVGGAFHSPLMAPAADQLESALKSVEFSAEHTPVVANVDARPYTTGDVWPALELRQLTSPVRWEESVRTLAGELGCTRFVELGPGRQLCGMIRRIAKEAETVPVDGQAALEAAVAAATD; encoded by the coding sequence ATGACGACGGACGGCCGTACGGCGCTGGTGTTTCCGGGACAGGGCTCCCAGAAGCACGGCATGGGGGAGACGTGGCGGGAGACCGCGTCCTGGTCACTGGTCGCGGAGATCTCCGAGTACACCGGCACCGACCTCCAGGAACTGCTGCTGACCGCCGACGACGAGACGCTCAGGCGCACCGACCTGGCGCAGATCGCGGTCTTCACCACCGAGGTGATCGCCTACCACGAGGCGAGGGAGGCCAAGCTCTTCACCGAGGTCACCGCCTGCGCCGGGCACAGCCTGGGCGAGTACACCGCGCTCTACGCCGCCGGCGCGGTCACGCTGGCCGACGCCGCCCGGCTGGTCGCCGCCCGCGGCCGGGCGATGCGGGAGGCCGCCGAGGGCGCCCCGGGCACCATGGCCGCGGTGGTCCGGATGGACGCCCCCACTGCCGGCGAACTCGCCGAGCGGGTCCGCGGCGAGGGGCGGGACGTCTGGCTGGCCAACATCAACGCCCCCGGCGCGGTGGTGGTCTCCGGCACCCCCGAGGGCGTGGAGGCGCTCGCCGAACTCGCCCCCGAGGCCGGCGGCAAGGTCATCCGCATCCCGGTGGGCGGCGCCTTCCACAGCCCGCTCATGGCCCCCGCCGCCGACCAGCTGGAAAGCGCCCTGAAGTCGGTGGAGTTCAGCGCGGAGCACACCCCCGTGGTGGCGAACGTGGACGCCCGCCCGTACACCACCGGCGACGTCTGGCCCGCCCTGGAGCTGCGCCAGCTCACCAGCCCGGTGCGCTGGGAGGAGAGCGTGCGCACCCTCGCCGGCGAACTGGGCTGCACCCGCTTCGTGGAGCTGGGCCCCGGCCGCCAGCTGTGCGGCATGATCCGCCGGATCGCCAAGGAGGCCGAGACCGTCCCGGTGGACGGGCAGGCCGCCCTGGAGGCCGCGGTCGCGGCCGCGACCGACTGA
- a CDS encoding beta-ketoacyl synthase N-terminal-like domain-containing protein codes for MAFDTRTGGPLISAWAAVSPWGRHGADFADGLAAGRRTEQPVDPAEWTVPQPTACLVPDFRIKEVLGRKGTRSMDRATGLAVTALRQLLTDDDGAADGTGGRLPGVGEDAGLALGTSTGSAQSSMDLTRESLTSSRPFFVDPARVPNSVMNCATGASAIWHRLKGPNATVAGGRAAGLLALRYALRLHRAGRADTVLCGAVEEFSSARAWLDWHSRPAGRPPAVLGEGAAFWLMEPAATAAAHGRGGLAEVAGLEFGFAADPDDAGPVLTEVLQRLLETTGTTPDQLWAVAASHAPGAEGEAERAALDALLGDHTPVRPAPAESIGDTCAASAAFQITAVLALAERGDAEPGSPALITSVDRDGVVGAALLRTR; via the coding sequence ATGGCCTTCGACACCCGCACCGGCGGCCCCCTCATCTCCGCCTGGGCCGCCGTCTCACCCTGGGGCCGGCACGGTGCCGACTTCGCCGACGGACTGGCCGCCGGCCGCCGCACCGAGCAGCCGGTGGACCCCGCCGAGTGGACCGTGCCGCAGCCCACCGCCTGCCTGGTCCCGGACTTCCGCATCAAGGAGGTGCTGGGCCGCAAGGGCACCCGTTCCATGGACCGGGCCACCGGGCTGGCGGTCACCGCGCTGCGGCAGCTGCTCACCGACGACGACGGCGCGGCAGACGGCACCGGCGGCCGGCTGCCGGGTGTCGGCGAGGACGCCGGCCTGGCGCTGGGCACCAGCACCGGCAGCGCCCAGAGCAGCATGGACCTCACCCGCGAATCGCTCACCAGCAGCCGCCCGTTCTTCGTGGACCCCGCCCGGGTGCCCAACTCGGTGATGAACTGCGCCACCGGCGCCTCCGCCATCTGGCACCGCCTCAAGGGACCCAACGCCACCGTCGCCGGCGGCCGGGCCGCCGGCCTGCTCGCCCTGCGGTACGCGCTGCGGCTGCACCGCGCCGGCCGCGCCGACACCGTGCTGTGCGGCGCCGTGGAGGAGTTCTCCTCCGCCCGCGCCTGGCTGGACTGGCACTCCCGCCCGGCCGGCCGACCGCCCGCGGTGCTCGGCGAGGGCGCCGCGTTCTGGCTGATGGAACCGGCCGCCACCGCGGCGGCGCACGGACGCGGCGGCCTGGCCGAGGTGGCGGGGCTGGAGTTCGGCTTCGCGGCGGACCCGGACGACGCCGGCCCGGTCCTCACCGAGGTCCTCCAGCGGCTGCTGGAGACCACCGGCACCACCCCCGACCAGCTGTGGGCGGTCGCCGCCTCGCACGCCCCGGGCGCCGAGGGGGAGGCCGAACGCGCCGCCCTGGACGCCCTGCTGGGCGACCACACGCCGGTGCGGCCGGCCCCGGCCGAGTCCATCGGCGACACCTGCGCCGCCTCGGCGGCCTTCCAGATCACCGCGGTGCTCGCGCTCGCCGAGCGTGGCGACGCGGAACCCGGCAGTCCCGCCCTGATCACCTCCGTGGACCGGGACGGCGTCGTCGGCGCCGCCCTGCTGCGGACCCGGTGA
- a CDS encoding alpha/beta hydrolase — MTGSPTGGTGSGAPEPGRAATSPAAPGDGLRRLAGALLRPVMPLLAARQGLRHADGLFHPPLPPGRPRTPAAKKLPMREITVTTSRDGLPLRGWVVPGRGPHTVIACHGMGRTKSMALGHIEMFHRAGYHVLAYDMRNHGESGHDRARGDMAERFTSDLLDVVRTVAADPELGGGEIALLGFSLSTWPSLWVPARSEVPVAAVICDSGPAYDVRGGLGHFAGLRRGQLPEELRGSFSFAVYQQVFQIMCMAKLAMRDWPPDLSSVPTRLMFIGSSEDTIVPPEQVERVARQYPGAEYWVASGALHMNGLRIVREEYRRRVLDFLAGAFADGPRAAAASGGAGASGDAGAAGAPGAPGVSGATGEPPVPSGAAGAEGASGVSGASGASGAAGGPGAGRKSGASGGSGVPGEPGATRASGGPGTRKAGRSGSGRPARAVTGG; from the coding sequence ATGACCGGTTCACCCACGGGGGGCACCGGCTCCGGGGCACCGGAGCCGGGCCGCGCCGCCACGTCCCCGGCCGCGCCCGGCGACGGCCTGCGCCGGCTGGCCGGCGCCCTGCTGCGCCCGGTCATGCCGCTGCTCGCGGCGCGGCAGGGGCTGCGGCACGCGGACGGGCTGTTCCACCCGCCGCTGCCGCCGGGCCGGCCGCGGACCCCGGCGGCGAAGAAGCTGCCGATGCGCGAGATCACCGTCACCACCAGCCGGGACGGGCTGCCGCTGCGCGGCTGGGTGGTGCCGGGCAGGGGCCCGCACACGGTGATCGCCTGTCACGGCATGGGCCGCACCAAGTCCATGGCGCTGGGCCACATCGAGATGTTCCACCGGGCCGGTTACCACGTCCTCGCCTACGACATGCGCAACCACGGCGAGAGCGGCCACGACCGGGCCCGGGGCGACATGGCCGAGCGCTTCACCAGCGACCTGCTGGACGTGGTGCGGACGGTGGCCGCCGACCCCGAGCTGGGCGGCGGGGAGATCGCGCTGCTCGGCTTCTCGCTGTCCACCTGGCCCTCGCTGTGGGTCCCGGCCCGCTCCGAGGTCCCGGTGGCCGCGGTGATCTGCGACAGCGGACCGGCGTACGACGTGCGCGGCGGCCTCGGCCACTTCGCGGGCCTGCGGCGCGGCCAGCTGCCCGAGGAGCTGCGCGGCTCGTTCTCCTTCGCCGTCTACCAGCAGGTCTTCCAGATCATGTGCATGGCCAAGCTGGCGATGCGCGACTGGCCGCCGGACCTGTCCTCGGTGCCCACCCGGCTGATGTTCATCGGCAGCTCCGAGGACACCATCGTGCCGCCCGAGCAGGTGGAGCGGGTGGCCCGGCAGTACCCCGGGGCGGAGTACTGGGTGGCCTCCGGCGCGCTGCACATGAACGGGCTGCGGATCGTCCGGGAGGAGTACCGGCGACGGGTGCTGGACTTCCTCGCCGGGGCGTTCGCCGACGGGCCGCGCGCCGCCGCGGCGTCGGGCGGGGCCGGGGCGTCCGGGGACGCCGGGGCTGCCGGTGCGCCCGGTGCGCCCGGTGTGTCCGGGGCGACGGGGGAGCCCCCTGTGCCTTCCGGGGCTGCCGGTGCGGAGGGGGCTTCCGGAGTTTCCGGTGCTTCCGGTGCGTCCGGGGCGGCGGGCGGTCCCGGTGCCGGCCGGAAGTCGGGTGCGTCCGGTGGGTCCGGCGTGCCCGGGGAGCCCGGCGCGACCCGCGCGTCCGGCGGGCCCGGGACGCGGAAGGCGGGCCGGAGCGGGTCCGGCCGTCCGGCGCGGGCGGTGACCGGTGGCTGA
- a CDS encoding SDR family oxidoreductase: protein MTTSLEGSWSLILGVSSGMGLATARELARAGGNIVGVHFDTAEGQEKAAVAEEELRSGGVQAHFFNLNAAAARSREELVPRIAELTGGKGVRILLHSLAFGTLVPFLPADGRPGIAPRQMAMTLDVMAHSLVYWTQDLVAAGLLGRGAKIYAMTSSGDTKVTASYGAVSAAKCALESHVRQLALELAPSGIAVNALRAGLTVTPSLERIPGSDRMIEYATRVNPHQRLTRPEDVAEAVVLLSRTESSWITGNVIGVDGGEMLTA from the coding sequence ATGACCACCTCCCTCGAAGGCTCCTGGAGCCTCATCCTGGGCGTCTCCAGCGGTATGGGGCTCGCCACCGCCCGAGAGCTCGCCCGCGCCGGCGGCAACATCGTCGGGGTGCACTTCGACACCGCCGAGGGACAGGAGAAGGCCGCCGTCGCCGAGGAGGAGCTGCGCTCCGGCGGCGTCCAGGCCCACTTCTTCAACCTCAACGCCGCCGCCGCGCGCAGCCGCGAGGAGCTGGTGCCCCGGATCGCCGAACTCACCGGCGGCAAGGGCGTCCGCATCCTGCTGCACTCGCTCGCCTTCGGCACCCTGGTGCCCTTCCTGCCCGCCGACGGCCGGCCGGGCATCGCGCCCCGGCAGATGGCCATGACGCTGGACGTGATGGCGCACTCCCTCGTCTACTGGACGCAGGACCTGGTGGCCGCCGGACTCCTCGGGCGCGGCGCCAAGATCTACGCGATGACCAGCTCCGGCGACACCAAGGTGACCGCCTCCTACGGCGCGGTCTCCGCCGCCAAGTGCGCCCTGGAGTCCCACGTCCGGCAGCTGGCGCTGGAGCTGGCCCCGTCCGGCATCGCGGTCAACGCGCTGCGCGCCGGGCTCACCGTCACCCCGTCCCTGGAGCGCATTCCCGGCAGCGACCGGATGATCGAGTACGCCACCCGGGTCAACCCGCACCAGCGGCTGACCCGCCCCGAGGACGTCGCCGAGGCGGTCGTCCTGCTCTCCCGCACCGAGTCCTCCTGGATCACCGGCAACGTGATCGGGGTGGACGGCGGAGAGATGTTGACGGCCTGA
- a CDS encoding beta-ketoacyl synthase N-terminal-like domain-containing protein — protein sequence MNHRNTTDLVVTGLAVVEAEGFDHRTALGRRGYKYLPLAAQYFLAAARRAQDGPGEAAREATDPRRRAATVGTNSAAVALHAAMDRTVLEAGADDLSPLTAPYFSINTYITKLAVEQSLKGFNITCTSPRTAGVEALETGVRSLAAGRADWLLAGATEAGLPPGAPGAAHSEAGAVALVLERAEAVAARGGTALGRLAARTFFLPPRTAAGPDGARRAADRIAEALAALGHPEDGDAPVTAVLDDSPVGRAVAAALGDRARPVPAGAGCLAPLRQLAGQLTAGPGPRAVVTAAAEGNVGVCVTTAAAPGEPAAAPEERAAGRPATAEQPADAGR from the coding sequence GTGAACCACCGGAACACCACCGACCTGGTCGTCACCGGCCTCGCCGTGGTCGAGGCCGAGGGGTTCGACCACCGCACCGCCCTGGGCCGGCGCGGGTACAAGTACCTGCCGCTCGCCGCCCAGTACTTCCTCGCCGCCGCCCGCCGGGCGCAGGACGGGCCCGGCGAGGCCGCCCGGGAGGCGACCGACCCCCGGCGGCGCGCGGCGACCGTGGGCACCAACAGCGCGGCCGTGGCGCTGCACGCGGCGATGGACCGTACGGTCCTGGAGGCCGGCGCGGACGACCTGAGCCCGCTGACCGCCCCGTACTTCTCCATCAACACCTACATCACCAAGCTCGCCGTCGAGCAGTCCCTCAAGGGCTTCAACATCACCTGCACCAGCCCCCGCACCGCCGGGGTGGAGGCGCTGGAGACCGGCGTGCGGTCGCTGGCCGCGGGCCGCGCCGACTGGCTGCTGGCCGGCGCCACCGAGGCCGGCCTGCCGCCGGGCGCGCCCGGCGCCGCGCACTCCGAGGCCGGCGCAGTCGCCCTCGTCCTGGAGCGCGCGGAGGCGGTGGCGGCCCGCGGCGGCACCGCCCTGGGCCGGCTCGCGGCCCGCACCTTCTTCCTGCCGCCGCGGACCGCCGCCGGGCCGGACGGCGCCCGGCGCGCCGCGGACCGGATCGCCGAGGCGCTCGCCGCGCTCGGCCACCCCGAGGACGGCGACGCGCCGGTCACCGCGGTGCTCGACGACAGCCCGGTGGGCCGCGCGGTCGCCGCCGCGCTCGGCGACCGGGCCCGCCCGGTGCCCGCCGGCGCCGGCTGCCTGGCCCCGCTGCGGCAGCTCGCCGGGCAGCTCACCGCCGGCCCCGGCCCCCGCGCGGTGGTCACCGCCGCGGCCGAGGGCAACGTCGGCGTCTGCGTCACCACCGCCGCCGCCCCCGGGGAGCCGGCCGCCGCCCCCGAAGAGCGGGCCGCCGGCCGGCCCGCCACCGCCGAACAGCCCGCCGACGCGGGACGATGA
- a CDS encoding beta-ketoacyl-[acyl-carrier-protein] synthase family protein — translation MDDVVITGLGVLSCLGSGVEAYWKGLHAARSAPRRIPAPNADMPHPSMYLVPDEDLPAGPAEQDGLPLGRGSQFALEAARQAVADAGADSLAALDPARVAVSVSTGMGDADLHEGWRPAGPAGTDRWAPAFPAAAVVAGWFGAEGPSTSISNACSASGYALTVAADQIRSGEADVVIVGGTEACSRVAMACFNRLGAMDPERCRPFATGRRGTLFGEGAAVMVVESAEHARRRGAPRAYAALAGSGWSCDAYHATAPEPTGAEIGRGMRQALEEAGAAPSDVAFVVPHGTGTELNDVVESETLATVLGGTTTPVYNLKALVGHTGSAAGAFGALTSALLLHHGTVPGNVDIGEQDPRCTVSLPTAAAPTRGRFGLVNAYAFGGNNISLVLQEARL, via the coding sequence ATGGACGACGTGGTGATCACCGGGCTCGGTGTGCTGTCCTGCCTCGGCTCCGGGGTCGAGGCGTACTGGAAGGGCCTGCACGCCGCCCGCAGCGCGCCCCGGCGCATCCCGGCCCCGAACGCCGACATGCCCCACCCGTCGATGTACCTGGTGCCCGACGAGGACCTGCCGGCCGGCCCGGCGGAGCAGGACGGGCTGCCGCTGGGCCGCGGCTCCCAGTTCGCCCTGGAGGCCGCCCGGCAGGCCGTCGCCGACGCCGGCGCCGACTCGCTCGCCGCGCTCGACCCGGCCCGGGTCGCGGTCTCCGTCAGCACCGGCATGGGCGACGCCGACCTGCACGAGGGCTGGCGCCCGGCCGGCCCGGCCGGCACCGACCGCTGGGCGCCCGCCTTCCCAGCCGCCGCCGTGGTGGCCGGCTGGTTCGGCGCCGAGGGGCCCAGCACCAGCATCAGCAACGCCTGCTCGGCCAGCGGCTACGCGCTCACCGTGGCCGCCGACCAGATCCGGTCCGGCGAGGCCGACGTGGTGATCGTCGGCGGCACCGAGGCGTGCTCCCGGGTGGCCATGGCCTGCTTCAACCGGCTGGGCGCCATGGACCCCGAACGCTGCCGGCCGTTCGCCACCGGCCGGCGCGGCACGCTCTTCGGCGAGGGCGCCGCGGTCATGGTCGTGGAGTCCGCCGAGCACGCCCGCCGCCGCGGCGCCCCCCGGGCGTACGCCGCGCTGGCCGGCTCCGGCTGGAGCTGCGACGCCTACCACGCCACCGCCCCCGAACCCACCGGGGCGGAGATCGGGCGCGGCATGCGGCAGGCACTGGAGGAGGCCGGCGCCGCCCCCTCGGACGTGGCCTTCGTCGTCCCGCACGGCACCGGCACCGAACTCAACGACGTGGTGGAGAGCGAGACCCTGGCCACCGTGCTGGGCGGCACCACCACCCCGGTGTACAACCTCAAGGCGCTCGTCGGGCACACCGGTTCCGCCGCCGGCGCGTTCGGCGCCCTCACCTCCGCCCTGCTGCTCCACCACGGCACGGTGCCCGGCAACGTGGACATCGGCGAGCAGGACCCCCGGTGCACCGTGTCGCTGCCGACCGCGGCCGCGCCCACCCGGGGCCGCTTCGGGCTGGTCAACGCCTACGCCTTCGGGGGCAACAACATCTCCCTGGTTCTTCAGGAGGCCCGGCTGTGA
- a CDS encoding alpha/beta fold hydrolase: MIPGPKEAVVVRRARTALTGGEPVRLLLVHGLAGSAALWDRYVERADPGCEVWTAELPWRGAGVPGWPDRPAEEWIDRAVAALPHHPDVVAGHSFGASALLSWLASPRPGAGTAGPGARGLRGAVLVSPFYRADEQRFDWDTLAYYLNDFDRILADGLRVSSGGRLEESVQRDMALKVRDRIGPYGWMRFFDLYLNTPRLPVGELRLPVQLLAGAEDFASDPAEAAELGRALPDAHVRVIPGVGHFPMVERADAFAEAVNGFLGTVTARPRPDAPLSAMEHN; this comes from the coding sequence GTGATCCCCGGACCCAAGGAAGCCGTGGTGGTGCGCCGCGCCCGCACCGCACTCACCGGCGGCGAGCCGGTCCGGCTGCTGCTGGTGCACGGACTGGCCGGCAGCGCCGCGCTGTGGGACCGCTACGTGGAGCGCGCCGACCCCGGCTGCGAGGTGTGGACCGCCGAACTGCCCTGGCGCGGCGCCGGGGTGCCCGGCTGGCCCGACCGCCCCGCCGAGGAGTGGATCGACCGGGCCGTCGCCGCCCTGCCGCACCACCCGGACGTGGTGGCCGGCCACTCCTTCGGCGCCAGCGCCCTGCTGTCCTGGCTCGCCTCCCCCCGGCCGGGCGCCGGCACCGCCGGCCCGGGCGCGAGGGGGCTGCGCGGCGCGGTGCTCGTCTCGCCCTTCTACCGGGCCGACGAGCAGCGGTTCGACTGGGACACGCTGGCGTACTACCTCAACGACTTCGACCGCATCCTCGCCGACGGGCTGCGGGTCAGCTCCGGCGGCCGGCTGGAGGAGAGCGTCCAGCGCGACATGGCGCTGAAGGTCCGCGACCGGATCGGCCCCTACGGCTGGATGCGCTTCTTCGACCTGTACCTGAACACCCCGCGGCTGCCCGTCGGCGAGCTGCGCCTGCCCGTCCAGCTGCTGGCCGGGGCCGAGGACTTCGCCTCCGACCCCGCCGAGGCGGCCGAACTGGGACGGGCGCTGCCCGACGCCCACGTCCGCGTCATCCCCGGCGTCGGCCACTTCCCGATGGTGGAGCGCGCCGACGCCTTCGCCGAAGCCGTCAACGGCTTCCTCGGCACCGTCACCGCCCGGCCCCGGCCGGACGCACCCCTTTCAGCGATGGAGCACAACTGA
- a CDS encoding beta-ketoacyl synthase N-terminal-like domain-containing protein, producing MNDTEDNRVSAGATPGGPVGDDRTSARGTGGAGPVRIAVTGVGLALPGADGPAGLLGTGPAGPEPYDTGAVIGRRGHRYKDRATQLALCAAVHGLRDARLIGAADEELAVPGHTVGVVASSNLGNLDTVCRVAAEITEQGADRISPMSTPNASSNVVASSVALRFGLRGPNLMLCNGPTSGVDAVHFGAGLIAAGRAGQVLVIGTESRNDIVGGLLGTDPAELLDGAVALVLETTAGARRRGVTPVAVLGRYERRAGLGRCVETLLSGTDDRAAPGVWFTPERYRDPAGPDTTGPDTAGTDPGAPHPVPVDPAVPRHDLTRAFGLASGALGVLQCAAATGWIAAGGTGRALVTCGDDTTDGVAGILVEPYGAP from the coding sequence ATGAACGACACGGAGGACAACCGGGTGAGCGCAGGCGCGACCCCCGGCGGCCCGGTCGGGGACGACCGCACGTCCGCCCGCGGAACCGGCGGCGCCGGCCCGGTGCGGATCGCCGTCACCGGCGTGGGGCTGGCGCTGCCCGGCGCCGACGGCCCCGCCGGGCTGCTGGGCACCGGACCGGCCGGCCCCGAGCCGTACGACACCGGCGCCGTCATCGGCCGCCGCGGCCACCGCTACAAGGACCGCGCCACCCAGCTGGCGCTCTGCGCGGCGGTGCACGGCCTGCGCGACGCCCGGCTGATCGGGGCCGCCGACGAGGAACTGGCCGTCCCCGGCCACACCGTCGGGGTGGTCGCCAGCTCCAACCTCGGCAACCTCGACACGGTCTGCCGGGTCGCCGCCGAGATCACCGAGCAGGGCGCGGACCGGATCAGCCCGATGTCCACGCCCAACGCCTCCAGCAACGTCGTCGCCTCCTCCGTCGCCCTCCGCTTCGGGCTGCGCGGCCCCAACCTGATGCTGTGCAACGGACCCACCTCCGGGGTGGACGCCGTGCACTTCGGCGCCGGCCTGATCGCCGCCGGCCGGGCGGGACAGGTGCTGGTCATCGGCACCGAGTCCCGCAACGACATCGTCGGCGGCCTGCTCGGCACCGACCCCGCCGAGCTGCTCGACGGGGCCGTCGCCCTGGTGCTGGAGACCACCGCCGGCGCCCGGCGGCGCGGCGTCACCCCGGTCGCCGTCCTCGGCCGCTACGAGCGCCGGGCCGGCCTCGGCCGCTGCGTGGAGACCCTGCTGTCCGGCACGGACGACCGAGCCGCGCCCGGCGTCTGGTTCACCCCCGAGCGGTACCGGGACCCGGCCGGGCCGGACACCACGGGCCCGGACACCGCCGGAACGGACCCGGGCGCCCCGCACCCGGTACCGGTGGACCCGGCCGTGCCCCGGCACGACCTGACCCGGGCCTTCGGCCTGGCCTCCGGCGCCCTCGGGGTGCTCCAGTGCGCCGCCGCCACCGGCTGGATCGCCGCCGGCGGCACCGGCCGGGCACTGGTCACCTGCGGTGACGACACCACCGACGGCGTCGCCGGCATCCTCGTCGAACCGTACGGAGCGCCGTGA
- a CDS encoding beta-ketoacyl synthase N-terminal-like domain-containing protein — MAAGTDGGHGVSPLITGTGARVSVGDGVEEMFRALCAGTSGIAELRGFDRTRYRAQHAYEIDDRPPGGGDVPGRATRWLLSAVEEAVTRAGLGEDLSGVPVLVGTGLRELRSAELAYRDGAPFAMERMHFGTALRERFGADRTYTVANACSASLHTLAMGADLLDAGLADTVVVAGVDAITESMYGLVDRVHLEPPRRVQPFDRARRGVVMGDGAAAVVLRREEPGAAGTALARLCAVSMNCDAHHVTAPDARGIAEAVREAHWKAGVKPRDIDLVMLHGTGTLLNDEAEATAIGQVFGEDAGVPLMTAVKSMTGHTSGSSGLVSLIVALKAMETGQVPPTLGLTDPVAEAAAFRFATAPVHGAAIGVAQVGAYGFGGVNAVAVVERTAR, encoded by the coding sequence ATGGCAGCCGGAACGGACGGAGGCCACGGCGTGAGCCCGCTGATCACCGGGACCGGAGCCCGGGTCAGCGTGGGCGACGGCGTCGAGGAGATGTTCCGCGCGCTGTGCGCGGGCACCAGCGGCATCGCCGAGCTGCGCGGCTTCGACCGCACCCGGTACCGCGCCCAGCACGCCTACGAGATCGACGACCGGCCGCCCGGCGGCGGCGACGTCCCCGGCCGCGCCACCCGCTGGCTGCTGAGCGCCGTCGAGGAGGCGGTGACCCGGGCGGGCCTGGGCGAGGACCTCAGCGGCGTCCCGGTGCTGGTCGGCACCGGCCTGCGGGAGCTGCGCTCGGCCGAACTCGCGTACCGCGACGGCGCCCCGTTCGCCATGGAGCGGATGCACTTCGGCACCGCGCTGCGGGAACGGTTCGGTGCCGACCGCACCTACACCGTGGCCAACGCCTGCTCCGCCTCCCTGCACACCCTGGCGATGGGCGCCGACCTGCTCGACGCGGGCCTCGCCGACACCGTTGTCGTGGCCGGCGTGGACGCCATCACCGAGTCCATGTACGGGCTGGTGGACCGGGTCCACCTGGAGCCGCCGCGGCGCGTGCAGCCCTTCGACCGGGCCCGCCGCGGCGTGGTGATGGGCGACGGCGCCGCCGCCGTGGTGCTGCGCCGGGAGGAGCCCGGGGCCGCCGGCACCGCGCTCGCCCGGCTCTGCGCGGTCAGCATGAACTGCGACGCCCACCACGTCACCGCCCCGGACGCGCGCGGCATCGCCGAGGCGGTCCGCGAGGCGCACTGGAAGGCCGGGGTGAAGCCGCGCGACATCGACCTGGTGATGCTGCACGGCACCGGCACCCTGCTCAACGACGAGGCCGAGGCCACCGCCATCGGCCAGGTCTTCGGCGAGGACGCCGGGGTGCCGCTGATGACCGCCGTGAAGTCCATGACCGGCCACACCTCCGGCAGCTCCGGACTGGTCAGCCTGATCGTCGCCCTGAAGGCCATGGAGACCGGCCAGGTGCCGCCCACCCTCGGCCTGACCGACCCGGTGGCGGAGGCCGCCGCCTTCCGGTTCGCCACCGCCCCGGTGCACGGCGCCGCCATCGGCGTCGCCCAGGTCGGCGCGTACGGCTTCGGCGGGGTCAACGCCGTCGCCGTGGTGGAGAGGACGGCGAGGTGA